The DNA window CGGCGCAAAGCCCCGTGCACGTGCATGATTCCACGATACGGCATTGGTGAGCCCGAACTGCGGCAAAAAGCTGGCTGACGTAATACGGTAATCAACTGCCGCACGGCTGCGGTTGAAAAACAACCAGCGCGACGATGTGGTGTCGTTCTTTTTGAAGAACCGGAAAAACATCACATCGGCTGTAGCCCGCTGCTGCCCGGCAAAAAACTCAACCGGAATTTGTGCCAGGGCTGCACTTCCCGAAAGAAATGCAGCCACGCACCACATAAGCCGTTTACTTTTCATTGGAAAGCAGTCCTACCTTATTACCCTCGCTGTCGATAAGAATAGCCGCAAAGCCAAACTTACCGAGATCAATTTCGGCAGCCAGTATTTTGCCGCCGGCATTTTCTGCACGCTTCACCGCCGCATGCAGCGGCCCGAATGCGTTGAGGTAAATCAGCGCGCCGTCGGCCGAGGGCTTGAGGTCGGGCCGCACCACAATGGAGCCGCCAACTGCTTCGCCCGTACCAAAAGGCACATTGAAAAGAATTAAGTCGCCGTTACCAAATGTGCCTTTACGCACATTGCCGTCGAGCACGGCGGTGTAGAATGCAAATGCGCGCTCAAGATCAAGTGCAGGCAGTTCGAACCAGTTTAGTGCGTGTGCCATATTATTGAACGTTTAAAAGTTCAACCACCAGCTCAGCCGCAGCAGCACCCGAATTTTGCTGCTGTCCGGTAATCAGGTTTCCGTCCTGAATTACATACGAGGAAAACGGCGCGGCCACTTTAAACGTGGTGCCATGCAGCTTGCGGGCCTCGTCCTCAATGCGGTAAGGCTGTATCTTCTGCCCCACAGCCTGATCGGCAAAGTCTTCTTCGGCATTGGCAAAGCCTGTCCACGTTTTACCGTTCACCAGCAGTTCGCCGTTTGATTTTTTTGCATCGAGCAGCAGTGCGGTGGAATGACACACGGCAGCAGCTGGTTTACCCGCTTCGTAAAACGAGGCAAAAAGTTGCTGCAGCGCTTCGTTACCACGGAATGTGTACATGGGCCCTTGTCCGCCCACCAGAAACACCGCAGCATAGTCATGGTGACTTACCTCGCTCAGCTTGCGAGTATTTTCCAGCCGTTGCTTAAAATCGGCTTTCTGCAAGTAACCCAGCGAAATCACATCGTGCGC is part of the Bacteroidota bacterium genome and encodes:
- a CDS encoding type 1 glutamine amidotransferase domain-containing protein, whose protein sequence is MSTVKEQVKYVHFHGAPAKGKILLVLSSPAVSGQTGWPIGFWAAELTHPLRVFEEAGFETEFVSTEGGMVMMDGYSDPNDASGYSAHDVISLGYLQKADFKQRLENTRKLSEVSHHDYAAVFLVGGQGPMYTFRGNEALQQLFASFYEAGKPAAAVCHSTALLLDAKKSNGELLVNGKTWTGFANAEEDFADQAVGQKIQPYRIEDEARKLHGTTFKVAAPFSSYVIQDGNLITGQQQNSGAAAAELVVELLNVQ
- a CDS encoding VOC family protein, whose product is MAHALNWFELPALDLERAFAFYTAVLDGNVRKGTFGNGDLILFNVPFGTGEAVGGSIVVRPDLKPSADGALIYLNAFGPLHAAVKRAENAGGKILAAEIDLGKFGFAAILIDSEGNKVGLLSNEK